The genomic window GCGGCTCCGCCATCGGGCTGCTCCTCGGCGGCATTCTCACCGAATGGCTCAGTTGGCGGTGGTGTCTGTATGTGAACGTACCCATCGCCATCCTCACCGTCATCGGAGCGCTGACACTGCTCAGGGACCGCAGAGGAACCACGGGCGCGCATCTCGACATCCTGGGCGCGTTCCTCGGAAGCGGGGGCCTCGTCGCGATCGTGTATGGATTCAGCCGGGCCGAGGCACTCGGATGGACCTCTACGGAGGTCCTCACCGTGCTGAGCATCGGCGTCGCACTGCTCGTCACGTTCGCCTGGTGGCAGACCAGGTCATCCGGTCCGCTGCTGCCCCTGCGGATCGTGCGGGACCGCAACCGCGGAGGCTCGATGCTCGTGATGGCGATGACGACGATCGGCCTGTTCGGCGCGTTCCTCTTCCTCACGTACTTCCTGCAGAACATCCTCGGATACTCGCCGCTCAGCGCAGGACTGGCGTTCCTGCCGCTGTCCGCCGGAATCATCATCGGCTCCACCCAGATCTCCGCCCGGCTGCTCCCGCTTGTGGCGCCACGTCTCCTGCTGGTGCCAGGACTGCTGCTGAGTGCCGGCGGCATGTTCTCGCTGACGTTCCTCGACATCGACTCCACGTATGCCGGGCACATTCTGCCGGGAACTGTCCTGTTGGGCTTCGGGCTCGGACTGACCTTCCTGCCCATCATCTCGACGGCCACGATCGGGGTTCCGGCCAGGGACTCGGGCGTCACGTCGGCAACCGTCAACACCGCTCAGCAGGTGGGCGGTTCCATCGGCACGTCTCTCCTGAACACGATCGCGACCACCGTGACGGCGACGTACCTGACCAGCCACCTCGCCGCAGCGGCCCGCGAGGGCGGTCTGACCCCGGCCGAACGAATGAGAATCGTGAACACCGGCACTGTCCACGGCTTCACGGTGGCCATCGCCTGGGCTGCGATCATTCTGCTCGCCGCTGCGCTCATCGGCGCGGTCATGATCAACGGCAAGTCGCCCCGGGCCCGCGCGGCGGAGTGACGTCCCGCGCCTTGAGGCCTGCCGGTGGGGTAGGGGGCGGTCCATTCCGCCTTGGGGGTGACGGGCGGCCACAGCGCTTCTCGTCAGTCGGCGTCCGTCAGTGCTCGGTGCGCGGCGGCGAGGATGTCCTCGGAGAGCGGGGAACCCTCGGTCGCCCGGGCCAGGACGAGCGCGCCGAACATGGTGCACAGCCGGGCGATGCCGTCCTGGTCATCAGTGGCGAGCTGCGC from Streptomyces sp. NBC_01341 includes these protein-coding regions:
- a CDS encoding MFS transporter is translated as MSDPSSPRPPDGTQSGRPGDSQTEVTGSEVDEPDPHRWWALAVIATAQLMVVLDATIVNIALPSAQRALGISNGNRQWVITAYTLAFGGLLLLGGRVADLVGRRRTFIIGLIGFAGASAIGGASGGQEMLYLSRALQGVFAALLAPSALSLLTTTFPGGKERAQAFGIFSAIAGGGSAIGLLLGGILTEWLSWRWCLYVNVPIAILTVIGALTLLRDRRGTTGAHLDILGAFLGSGGLVAIVYGFSRAEALGWTSTEVLTVLSIGVALLVTFAWWQTRSSGPLLPLRIVRDRNRGGSMLVMAMTTIGLFGAFLFLTYFLQNILGYSPLSAGLAFLPLSAGIIIGSTQISARLLPLVAPRLLLVPGLLLSAGGMFSLTFLDIDSTYAGHILPGTVLLGFGLGLTFLPIISTATIGVPARDSGVTSATVNTAQQVGGSIGTSLLNTIATTVTATYLTSHLAAAAREGGLTPAERMRIVNTGTVHGFTVAIAWAAIILLAAALIGAVMINGKSPRARAAE